The genomic DNA CGCCGAAGGCGGTCCCCTGCGCCTGCGCTACGCGGCGCCGGTCTTCCGGGAGCACGCGTCCCTGCGCGGCCAGCCCCGGCAGTTCACCCAGCTCGGCGTCGAGCTGCTGGGCGCCGGGGGGCCGGAAGCCGATGCCGAGGTCGTCGCGCTGGCCGTCGAGGCCGTGCGCGCCGCGGGGCTGGGTCGCGCGGTGGTGGCCGTCGGCACGGTGGGGGTGCTGAACGCGCTGATCGAGGCCGGCGGCGCGGGCGAGGAGTGGCGCGCGGGTGTGTCGGCGGCCGCGCACGCCCGCGACCTCGTCGGCATCGACGCGCTTGCTTCCGCCCCAGGGGTACCGCCCGACGTGGCCCGCGGCCTGCGGGCGGTCCCGCGGCTCCGAGGAGGCGGCGAGGCCGTCGAGGCATGCAGGGAGCTGGTGGCCGGGCTGGGCTGCGACGACGCGCTGGACGGCCTGGCGACCGTGTGGCAGGCGCTGGCCGTCCTGGGACTCGAGAGCTGGGCCGCGATCGACTTCGGGGTCGTGCGCGGCTTCGAGTACTACACGGGTCTGGTCCTCGAGGTCTACGCGCCCGGCGTCGGCGCGCCGGTGGGCGGAGGCGGTCGGTACGACAACGTGCTGGCCGCGTTCGGGGTGCCGGCGCCGGCCGCCGGCTTCGCTCTCGGGCTCGAGCGGCTGCACATCGCCGCGGAGGAGCACGGCGCCGTCCCGGTGGCGCGCGGGACCGACGACGTGGTCGGCGGTCCGTCCGCGGCGGCCTTCGCGGCGGCGGCGGGGCTGCGCCGGGCCGGCCGCCGCGTCGAGCTGCTCGCGGGAGCGCCGGCCGCCGAGGTGGCCGCGCTGGCCGCGAGTCGCGGCGCGCGCGCTCTGCTGGCCGAGGGGACGGGGCTGACGCTCCTCGGCGGGCGGGGCGGGGAGCCGGAGGCGCCGCCCGGGGGGGTGGCGCCGTGACGGCCGAGGGGCTGCGCCGGGCCGGGCTGCGCCTCGCCGTCCCCAAGGGAGCGCTGTTCGCCGACAGCGTGCGGCTGCTGCGAGCCGCGGGGATCGACCCCGGAAGGCTCGGGGAGGCGGGCCGGCAGCTCACGGTGCGGGCGCGGCGGATCGAGTTCGTGATAGCGAAGCCGACCGACATCCCCGTGTACGTGGCGTACGGGGCGGTGGACGCGGGGATCGCGGGCAAGGACGTGCTCATGGAGGCCGGGCTCGACGTCGTCGAGGTGCTCGACCTCGGATTCGGGGGGTGCCGGTTCGTCGTGGCCGAGCCCGAGGGCGCCGCCGAGAGGGTCGCCGAGCACTACCGGCACCTGGGCGTGATCCGGGTGGCGACGAAGTATCCTCGGGTGACCGAGGAGCACTTCGCGGCCGCCGGCGTTCAGGTCGAGATCGTGAAGCTGCACGGCAACATCGAGATCGCGCC from Coriobacteriia bacterium includes the following:
- the hisZ gene encoding ATP phosphoribosyltransferase regulatory subunit; its protein translation is MRVATARGFRDVLPQEAAEREVIAEAVAAAFDAWGYGPVETPAVEEYASLEAAAGPLEGMAFRLFDLDGRLLALRPEMTVPVARLAASRLLPAEGGPLRLRYAAPVFREHASLRGQPRQFTQLGVELLGAGGPEADAEVVALAVEAVRAAGLGRAVVAVGTVGVLNALIEAGGAGEEWRAGVSAAAHARDLVGIDALASAPGVPPDVARGLRAVPRLRGGGEAVEACRELVAGLGCDDALDGLATVWQALAVLGLESWAAIDFGVVRGFEYYTGLVLEVYAPGVGAPVGGGGRYDNVLAAFGVPAPAAGFALGLERLHIAAEEHGAVPVARGTDDVVGGPSAAAFAAAAGLRRAGRRVELLAGAPAAEVAALAASRGARALLAEGTGLTLLGGRGGEPEAPPGGVAP
- a CDS encoding ATP phosphoribosyltransferase is translated as MTAEGLRRAGLRLAVPKGALFADSVRLLRAAGIDPGRLGEAGRQLTVRARRIEFVIAKPTDIPVYVAYGAVDAGIAGKDVLMEAGLDVVEVLDLGFGGCRFVVAEPEGAAERVAEHYRHLGVIRVATKYPRVTEEHFAAAGVQVEIVKLHGNIEIAPLIGLADQVVDVTATGTTLRENRLRVVEEVAVSTARFVANTASLRTRGEAMVELASALEAALPLE